The Streptomyces virginiae genome includes a region encoding these proteins:
- a CDS encoding (2,3-dihydroxybenzoyl)adenylate synthase — MLDGCVPWPPDAAERYREAGYWRGETLGALLRGWAERYGDRVALVGDDGTRVTYRELDMWCDRLAAGFAGQGVAPRERVLVQLPNTPSFVAVCFALFRLGAVPVFALPSYRSAELRHLAELSGAVAMVIPDEVRGFDHRALVRDLLPELPRVARVFVAGDPGGEEDGLVALAALEQDPVALPEPDASDVAFFLLSGGTTALPKMIPRTHDDYAYQTRITAGICELGEDTVYLAVLPVEFNFPWGCPGIIGVLGVGGRVVFAPDPTPQTCFPLIERERVTMTSVIPTIVHLWLDAAGRTGHDLSSLDVVQVGSSKLHDEVAARIEPELGVRLQQVFGMAEGLLTFTRYDDPRQVVLTTQGRPVSPADEIRVVDGDDREVPDGTVGELLTRGPYTLRGYYRAPEHNASAFTADGFYRSGDLVRRTPTGEIVVEGRVKDVVIRGGDKVSATEVEGHLTAHPGVQQAAVVAMPDRVLGEKICAYVVADRDGPAPTLPELRRLLRARGLADFKLPDRLEVVEVFPLTGLNKVDKKVLAARAGLLHSGGGAGRGDAR; from the coding sequence ATGCTGGATGGATGCGTGCCGTGGCCCCCTGATGCCGCCGAGCGCTACCGCGAGGCCGGGTACTGGCGCGGTGAGACGCTCGGTGCCCTGCTGCGCGGTTGGGCCGAGAGGTACGGGGACCGGGTCGCCCTGGTGGGTGACGACGGCACCCGGGTGACGTACCGCGAACTGGACATGTGGTGCGACCGGCTGGCCGCCGGTTTTGCCGGGCAGGGTGTGGCGCCGCGCGAGCGCGTGCTGGTGCAGCTGCCGAACACCCCGTCGTTCGTGGCGGTCTGTTTCGCCCTGTTCCGGCTGGGCGCGGTGCCGGTTTTCGCGCTGCCGTCGTACCGCAGTGCGGAGCTGCGGCACCTGGCGGAGCTGTCCGGTGCGGTCGCGATGGTGATCCCGGACGAGGTCAGGGGGTTCGACCACCGTGCGCTCGTGCGCGACCTGCTGCCGGAGCTCCCGCGCGTGGCCCGGGTCTTCGTGGCGGGCGATCCGGGCGGAGAGGAGGACGGCCTGGTCGCGCTGGCGGCCCTGGAGCAGGATCCGGTCGCACTGCCCGAGCCGGACGCCTCCGACGTCGCGTTCTTCCTGTTGTCCGGCGGTACGACCGCGCTGCCGAAGATGATCCCCCGCACCCACGACGACTACGCGTACCAGACCCGGATCACCGCCGGGATCTGCGAACTCGGCGAGGACACCGTCTACCTGGCGGTGCTGCCGGTGGAGTTCAACTTCCCGTGGGGCTGTCCCGGCATCATCGGCGTACTGGGCGTCGGCGGCCGGGTGGTGTTCGCGCCGGACCCGACCCCGCAGACCTGCTTCCCGCTGATCGAGCGGGAGCGGGTCACCATGACCTCGGTCATCCCGACCATCGTGCACCTGTGGCTGGACGCGGCCGGGCGCACCGGCCACGACCTGTCCAGCCTGGACGTCGTACAGGTAGGCAGTTCCAAGCTGCACGACGAGGTCGCCGCCCGGATCGAGCCCGAGCTCGGGGTGCGGCTCCAGCAGGTGTTCGGCATGGCGGAGGGGCTGCTGACCTTCACCCGCTACGACGACCCGCGGCAGGTCGTCCTGACCACCCAGGGCCGGCCGGTGTCGCCGGCCGACGAGATCCGGGTGGTGGACGGCGACGACCGCGAGGTGCCGGACGGTACGGTCGGCGAGCTGCTGACCCGGGGCCCGTACACGCTGCGCGGCTACTACCGTGCTCCGGAGCACAACGCCTCGGCATTCACCGCGGACGGGTTCTACCGCAGCGGTGACCTGGTCCGCAGGACCCCCACCGGTGAGATCGTGGTCGAGGGCCGGGTCAAGGACGTGGTGATCCGCGGCGGCGACAAGGTGTCCGCGACGGAGGTCGAGGGCCATCTGACGGCGCACCCGGGCGTGCAGCAGGCCGCGGTGGTCGCGATGCCCGACCGCGTACTGGGCGAAAAGATCTGCGCCTACGTGGTTGCCGACCGGGACGGGCCGGCGCCCACTCTGCCGGAGCTGCGCCGGCTCCTGCGCGCCCGCGGCCTGGCCGACTTCAAACTGCCGGACCGACTGGAGGTGGTGGAGGTCTTCCCGCTGACCGGTCTGAACAAGGTGGACAAGAAGGTCCTCGCGGCCCGGGCCGGGCTCCTGCACAGTGGTGGCGGTGCGGGCCGAGGAGATGCGCGGTGA
- a CDS encoding ornithine cyclodeaminase family protein → MPEAPADEKLWERLMETWVLSERDVTRAVESVGRDALMDRVIDRLTEGLAEVGRGRRALSPQRGGFNREEPVPGIWEWMPHREAGDSITLKAVGYSPANPGRFGLPTIIGTVARFDDTTGSLTALIDGVLLTAIRTGAASAVASRLLAAPDSRVVGLIGSGAQSVTQLHALTRVFPVERVLTWDADPSHAASLADRVAFLGLDVQVAEPHRIAAEADIICTATTVPVGGGPVLPADAVFRPHLHINAIGADLVGKTELPLDLLRRAHVSPDHPEQARHEGECQQLEPHEIGLSLGELCADPAAADALRGRLTVFDSTGFALEDHLAMEVLLEVAAEHDLGLRLQIEHHPADALDPYSPTGTHADADTAAHTAAMAVDRT, encoded by the coding sequence GTGCCCGAGGCACCGGCCGACGAGAAACTCTGGGAGCGTTTGATGGAGACCTGGGTCCTGAGCGAGCGCGACGTGACACGGGCTGTGGAGAGCGTGGGCCGCGACGCCCTGATGGACCGCGTCATCGACCGCCTCACCGAGGGCCTCGCCGAAGTCGGCCGGGGCCGCCGCGCGCTCTCCCCGCAGCGCGGCGGATTCAACCGGGAGGAACCGGTCCCGGGTATCTGGGAGTGGATGCCGCACCGCGAAGCCGGCGACAGCATCACCCTGAAGGCCGTCGGCTACAGCCCCGCCAACCCGGGGCGGTTCGGCCTGCCGACCATCATCGGCACGGTCGCCCGCTTCGACGACACGACCGGCTCGCTGACCGCGCTGATCGACGGCGTGCTGCTCACCGCGATCCGTACGGGCGCGGCGAGCGCCGTCGCCAGCCGGCTGCTGGCCGCACCGGACAGCCGCGTGGTCGGACTCATAGGGTCCGGCGCCCAGTCGGTGACCCAGCTCCACGCCCTCACCCGCGTCTTCCCTGTCGAGCGGGTGCTCACCTGGGACGCCGACCCGTCGCACGCTGCGAGCCTCGCCGACCGGGTGGCGTTCCTCGGCCTCGACGTGCAGGTCGCCGAACCGCACCGGATCGCGGCCGAGGCCGACATCATCTGCACCGCCACCACCGTCCCGGTCGGCGGCGGGCCCGTCCTGCCGGCCGATGCCGTGTTCCGCCCCCACCTGCACATCAACGCCATCGGCGCCGACCTGGTCGGCAAGACCGAGCTGCCGCTCGACCTGCTGCGGCGGGCGCACGTGAGCCCCGACCACCCCGAGCAGGCCCGCCACGAGGGCGAGTGCCAGCAGTTGGAGCCGCACGAGATCGGGCTCAGCCTCGGAGAGCTCTGCGCCGATCCGGCGGCCGCCGACGCTCTGCGCGGCCGACTGACGGTCTTCGACTCGACCGGCTTCGCCCTGGAGGACCACCTGGCGATGGAGGTACTGCTGGAGGTCGCAGCCGAGCACGACCTCGGCCTGCGGCTCCAGATCGAGCACCACCCCGCCGACGCCCTCGACCCGTATTCCCCGACCGGCACGCACGCGGACGCCGACACCGCGGCGCACACGGCCGCCATGGCCGTCGACCGCACCTGA
- a CDS encoding cytochrome P450: MAQQTPPAPPSMADGGKAMLAWLRTMRDEHPVHEDQYGVFHVYRHSDVLAVTSDPAVFSSDLSRLRPDSSALSEEILSVIDPPLHRKLRSLVSQAFTLRTVADLEPRVTELAGRLLEKVEGSEFDLVGDFAYPLPVIVIAELLGVPAEDRELFRGWSDRMLSMQVDDAVEMQFGDEAGEDYERLVKEPLKEMHAYLQRHVDARRETPGDDLLSRLVTAEIAGERLTDRQIVEFGALLLMAGHVSTSMLLGNTVLCLEENPETAAALRADRALISGVIEEVLRMRPPITVAARVTTGEVVVGGVTIPKDRMVMASLLSANHDERHIQDPEVFDPRRSPNPQLAFGHGIHYCLGGPLARLEGRVALEMLLDRFEDIRVTPGAPYDFHREGLFGARSLPLTVRRG, from the coding sequence ATGGCCCAGCAGACCCCTCCCGCACCACCGTCCATGGCGGACGGCGGCAAGGCGATGCTCGCCTGGCTGCGGACGATGCGTGACGAACACCCCGTCCACGAGGACCAGTACGGTGTGTTCCACGTCTACCGCCACAGCGACGTCCTGGCGGTGACCTCCGACCCCGCCGTCTTCTCCTCCGACCTGAGCCGGCTGCGTCCGGACTCCAGTGCGCTCAGTGAGGAGATCCTCTCCGTCATCGACCCGCCGCTCCACCGCAAGCTGCGCAGCCTCGTCAGCCAGGCGTTCACCCTGCGCACCGTGGCCGACCTGGAGCCTCGTGTCACCGAACTCGCCGGCCGGCTGCTGGAGAAGGTCGAGGGCAGCGAGTTCGACCTGGTCGGTGACTTCGCCTACCCGCTCCCCGTGATCGTGATCGCCGAGCTGCTGGGCGTCCCGGCCGAGGACCGCGAGCTGTTCCGCGGTTGGTCCGACCGGATGCTCTCGATGCAGGTCGACGACGCCGTCGAGATGCAGTTCGGGGACGAGGCGGGCGAGGACTACGAGCGGCTGGTCAAGGAGCCGCTCAAGGAGATGCACGCCTACCTCCAGCGGCACGTCGACGCCCGCCGCGAAACGCCGGGCGACGACCTGCTGTCCCGACTGGTGACGGCGGAGATCGCCGGCGAGAGGCTGACGGACCGCCAGATCGTCGAGTTCGGCGCGCTGCTGCTGATGGCCGGGCACGTTTCCACGTCGATGCTGCTCGGCAACACGGTGCTCTGCCTGGAGGAGAACCCCGAGACCGCCGCCGCGCTGCGGGCCGACCGCGCCCTGATCTCGGGCGTCATCGAGGAGGTCCTGCGGATGCGGCCCCCGATCACGGTCGCGGCCCGGGTCACCACCGGGGAGGTCGTCGTCGGCGGGGTGACCATCCCGAAGGATCGGATGGTCATGGCGTCGCTGCTCTCGGCCAATCACGACGAGCGGCACATCCAGGACCCGGAGGTCTTCGACCCCAGGCGCAGTCCCAACCCTCAGCTGGCCTTCGGCCACGGCATCCACTACTGCCTCGGCGGTCCGCTGGCCCGCCTGGAGGGCAGGGTCGCCCTGGAGATGCTGCTGGACCGGTTCGAGGACATCAGGGTCACTCCGGGCGCGCCGTACGACTTCCACCGCGAGGGGCTGTTCGGTGCCCGCTCGCTCCCCCTGACCGTCCGTCGCGGGTGA